In the Diprion similis isolate iyDipSimi1 chromosome 2, iyDipSimi1.1, whole genome shotgun sequence genome, one interval contains:
- the LOC124415757 gene encoding F-box/LRR-repeat protein 7 isoform X3 yields MDLGGVDVWGQIALETSQMYVSEGGVVKSRFAGTTIEKLPDKVILNIFSYLSHREICRVARVCKRWRQIAYDTRLWKHVSLRPEVSGLHVGSLESLLHLISTRFGPSLRYIELPIELITHTVLHELANKCPNLTHMLLDFSTAMQLHDFSEMQAFPTKLKYMCICLSEVIFMEGFMRKIYNFINGLEILHLIGTYEKVEEEEEEIYEVINVHKLKSATPNLRVINLYGINFVDDSHIDAFSSNCIQLECLAVNFCSKVTGSTMKTLFQRSRRLTCLLMQGTNLQSEYVMQVEWEKSSIQELDITATDLSTECLIDMLTRIPGLRFLSAGQLNGFNDSVLKSWAEVGNPRNLIALDLDSSDNLTDDGLHKFLSRHGHQLWGVALSGMPHITDQLWQSILPILTNTKIVVMGTQERLGVNIHVDQLMDGIANNCPNLERLELRWDPENLRFSDKSQKAIDILRVKCVKLRCLVLSDGRYYEIVKANFERADRTTVVRTTTCSRVTNYYLLHNYKDLIFN; encoded by the exons ATGGATCTTGGCGGTGTTGATGTCTGGGGCCAAATCGCCCTCGAAACATCTCAGATGTACGTCTCCGAAGGGGGTGTCGTCAAAAGTCGTTTTGCCGGCACC ACGATCGAGAAACTCCCGGACAAGGTGATACTCAACATTTTCAGCTACTTGTCTCATCGAGAGATCTGCAGGGTCGCCAGGGTGTGTAAAAGATGGCGTCAAATTGCTTACGACACCCGCCTCTGGAAGCATGTCTCACTGAGGCCGGAGGTCAGCGGACTTCACGTTGGATCTCTCGAGAGTCTTCTGCACTTGATAAG CACACGTTTCGGCCCGTCGCTGAGGTATATCGAGCTTCCAATCGAGTTGATAACTCACACCGTTCTTCATGAGTTAGCCAATAAATGTCCAAATTTAACGCATATGCTGCTCGATTTTTCTACCGCTATGCAGCTCCACGACTTTTCCGAAATGCAAGCTTTCCCGACAAAGTTGAAATACATGTGCATTTGCCTGTCCGAAGTCATCTTCATGGAGGGTTTCATGAGAAAGATATATAACTTCATCAATGGATTGGAAATCCTACATTTGATAG GAACTTACGAAAAGgtcgaagaagaggaagaagaaatataCGAAGTGATAAACGTTCACAAACTGAAATCAGCAACGCCAAATTTGAGAGTAATCAACTTGTACGGCATTAATTTTGTAGACGATTCTCATATCGAtgcattttcctcaaattGCATTCAACTCGAGTGTCTCGCCGTGAATTTCTGCTCAAAAGTTACCGGCTCCACTATGAAGACCCTCTTTCAAAGAAGCAGAAGGCTGACCTGCCTTCTCATGCAAGGAACCA ACTTGCAAAGTGAGTACGTGATGCAGGTGGAGTGGGAAAAGTCCAGCATCCAAGAATTGGACATAACAGCAACAGATTTGAGTACCGAGTGTCTGATCGATATGTTGACGCGGATTCCTGGATTACGGTTTCTCAGCGCTGGGCAATTGAATGGCTTCAATGACAGCGTACTGAAATCCTGGGCCGAGGTTGGAAATCCGAGAAATTTGATAGCTTTGGACCTAGACAGTTCGGATAACCTGACCGACGATGGTTTGCACAAATTCTTGTCAAGACACGGTCACCAGCTTTGGGGTGTAGCATTGTCGGGAATGCCTCATATCACGGACCAACTGTGGCAGAGCATTTTGCCAATTCTGACAAACACGAA gaTTGTCGTTATGGGCACCCAGGAGCGCTTGGGGGTTAATATTCACGTGGATCAACTAATGGACGGCATTGCCAATAACTGTCCCAACCTTGAACGACTCGAATTACGGTGGGACCCCGAAAATCTTCGATTCTCTGACAAGAGTCAAAAGGCTATCGACATTTTGCGAGTGAAATGTGTTAAGCTTAGATGTTTGGTATTAAG CGATGGAAGGTATTACGAAATCGTTAAAGCCAACTTCGAACGTGCCGATAGAACAACGGTAGTTCGGACGACTACGTGTTCCAGAGTTACGAACTATTACTTATTGCATAACTacaaagatttaatttttaattaa
- the LOC124415757 gene encoding F-box/LRR-repeat protein 7 isoform X1, whose product MDLRRMSNWNALSVEAALQQLNTHDEEGVVRTVRRPNTTIEKLPDKVILNIFSYLSHREICRVARVCKRWRQIAYDTRLWKHVSLRPEVSGLHVGSLESLLHLISTRFGPSLRYIELPIELITHTVLHELANKCPNLTHMLLDFSTAMQLHDFSEMQAFPTKLKYMCICLSEVIFMEGFMRKIYNFINGLEILHLIGTYEKVEEEEEEIYEVINVHKLKSATPNLRVINLYGINFVDDSHIDAFSSNCIQLECLAVNFCSKVTGSTMKTLFQRSRRLTCLLMQGTNLQSEYVMQVEWEKSSIQELDITATDLSTECLIDMLTRIPGLRFLSAGQLNGFNDSVLKSWAEVGNPRNLIALDLDSSDNLTDDGLHKFLSRHGHQLWGVALSGMPHITDQLWQSILPILTNTKIVVMGTQERLGVNIHVDQLMDGIANNCPNLERLELRWDPENLRFSDKSQKAIDILRVKCVKLRCLVLSDGRYYEIVKANFERADRTTVVRTTTCSRVTNYYLLHNYKDLIFN is encoded by the exons ATGGATCTGCGAAGAATGTCGAATTGGAACGCGCTCAGCGTGGAAGCTGCTCTGCAACAGCTCAACACCCACGACGAGGAGGGCGTGGTGCGCACAGTTAGGCGACCGAACACG ACGATCGAGAAACTCCCGGACAAGGTGATACTCAACATTTTCAGCTACTTGTCTCATCGAGAGATCTGCAGGGTCGCCAGGGTGTGTAAAAGATGGCGTCAAATTGCTTACGACACCCGCCTCTGGAAGCATGTCTCACTGAGGCCGGAGGTCAGCGGACTTCACGTTGGATCTCTCGAGAGTCTTCTGCACTTGATAAG CACACGTTTCGGCCCGTCGCTGAGGTATATCGAGCTTCCAATCGAGTTGATAACTCACACCGTTCTTCATGAGTTAGCCAATAAATGTCCAAATTTAACGCATATGCTGCTCGATTTTTCTACCGCTATGCAGCTCCACGACTTTTCCGAAATGCAAGCTTTCCCGACAAAGTTGAAATACATGTGCATTTGCCTGTCCGAAGTCATCTTCATGGAGGGTTTCATGAGAAAGATATATAACTTCATCAATGGATTGGAAATCCTACATTTGATAG GAACTTACGAAAAGgtcgaagaagaggaagaagaaatataCGAAGTGATAAACGTTCACAAACTGAAATCAGCAACGCCAAATTTGAGAGTAATCAACTTGTACGGCATTAATTTTGTAGACGATTCTCATATCGAtgcattttcctcaaattGCATTCAACTCGAGTGTCTCGCCGTGAATTTCTGCTCAAAAGTTACCGGCTCCACTATGAAGACCCTCTTTCAAAGAAGCAGAAGGCTGACCTGCCTTCTCATGCAAGGAACCA ACTTGCAAAGTGAGTACGTGATGCAGGTGGAGTGGGAAAAGTCCAGCATCCAAGAATTGGACATAACAGCAACAGATTTGAGTACCGAGTGTCTGATCGATATGTTGACGCGGATTCCTGGATTACGGTTTCTCAGCGCTGGGCAATTGAATGGCTTCAATGACAGCGTACTGAAATCCTGGGCCGAGGTTGGAAATCCGAGAAATTTGATAGCTTTGGACCTAGACAGTTCGGATAACCTGACCGACGATGGTTTGCACAAATTCTTGTCAAGACACGGTCACCAGCTTTGGGGTGTAGCATTGTCGGGAATGCCTCATATCACGGACCAACTGTGGCAGAGCATTTTGCCAATTCTGACAAACACGAA gaTTGTCGTTATGGGCACCCAGGAGCGCTTGGGGGTTAATATTCACGTGGATCAACTAATGGACGGCATTGCCAATAACTGTCCCAACCTTGAACGACTCGAATTACGGTGGGACCCCGAAAATCTTCGATTCTCTGACAAGAGTCAAAAGGCTATCGACATTTTGCGAGTGAAATGTGTTAAGCTTAGATGTTTGGTATTAAG CGATGGAAGGTATTACGAAATCGTTAAAGCCAACTTCGAACGTGCCGATAGAACAACGGTAGTTCGGACGACTACGTGTTCCAGAGTTACGAACTATTACTTATTGCATAACTacaaagatttaatttttaattaa
- the LOC124415757 gene encoding F-box/LRR-repeat protein 7 isoform X2, with the protein MTEMSNWNALSVEAALQQLNTHDEEGVVRTVRRPNTTIEKLPDKVILNIFSYLSHREICRVARVCKRWRQIAYDTRLWKHVSLRPEVSGLHVGSLESLLHLISTRFGPSLRYIELPIELITHTVLHELANKCPNLTHMLLDFSTAMQLHDFSEMQAFPTKLKYMCICLSEVIFMEGFMRKIYNFINGLEILHLIGTYEKVEEEEEEIYEVINVHKLKSATPNLRVINLYGINFVDDSHIDAFSSNCIQLECLAVNFCSKVTGSTMKTLFQRSRRLTCLLMQGTNLQSEYVMQVEWEKSSIQELDITATDLSTECLIDMLTRIPGLRFLSAGQLNGFNDSVLKSWAEVGNPRNLIALDLDSSDNLTDDGLHKFLSRHGHQLWGVALSGMPHITDQLWQSILPILTNTKIVVMGTQERLGVNIHVDQLMDGIANNCPNLERLELRWDPENLRFSDKSQKAIDILRVKCVKLRCLVLSDGRYYEIVKANFERADRTTVVRTTTCSRVTNYYLLHNYKDLIFN; encoded by the exons ATGACCGA AATGTCGAATTGGAACGCGCTCAGCGTGGAAGCTGCTCTGCAACAGCTCAACACCCACGACGAGGAGGGCGTGGTGCGCACAGTTAGGCGACCGAACACG ACGATCGAGAAACTCCCGGACAAGGTGATACTCAACATTTTCAGCTACTTGTCTCATCGAGAGATCTGCAGGGTCGCCAGGGTGTGTAAAAGATGGCGTCAAATTGCTTACGACACCCGCCTCTGGAAGCATGTCTCACTGAGGCCGGAGGTCAGCGGACTTCACGTTGGATCTCTCGAGAGTCTTCTGCACTTGATAAG CACACGTTTCGGCCCGTCGCTGAGGTATATCGAGCTTCCAATCGAGTTGATAACTCACACCGTTCTTCATGAGTTAGCCAATAAATGTCCAAATTTAACGCATATGCTGCTCGATTTTTCTACCGCTATGCAGCTCCACGACTTTTCCGAAATGCAAGCTTTCCCGACAAAGTTGAAATACATGTGCATTTGCCTGTCCGAAGTCATCTTCATGGAGGGTTTCATGAGAAAGATATATAACTTCATCAATGGATTGGAAATCCTACATTTGATAG GAACTTACGAAAAGgtcgaagaagaggaagaagaaatataCGAAGTGATAAACGTTCACAAACTGAAATCAGCAACGCCAAATTTGAGAGTAATCAACTTGTACGGCATTAATTTTGTAGACGATTCTCATATCGAtgcattttcctcaaattGCATTCAACTCGAGTGTCTCGCCGTGAATTTCTGCTCAAAAGTTACCGGCTCCACTATGAAGACCCTCTTTCAAAGAAGCAGAAGGCTGACCTGCCTTCTCATGCAAGGAACCA ACTTGCAAAGTGAGTACGTGATGCAGGTGGAGTGGGAAAAGTCCAGCATCCAAGAATTGGACATAACAGCAACAGATTTGAGTACCGAGTGTCTGATCGATATGTTGACGCGGATTCCTGGATTACGGTTTCTCAGCGCTGGGCAATTGAATGGCTTCAATGACAGCGTACTGAAATCCTGGGCCGAGGTTGGAAATCCGAGAAATTTGATAGCTTTGGACCTAGACAGTTCGGATAACCTGACCGACGATGGTTTGCACAAATTCTTGTCAAGACACGGTCACCAGCTTTGGGGTGTAGCATTGTCGGGAATGCCTCATATCACGGACCAACTGTGGCAGAGCATTTTGCCAATTCTGACAAACACGAA gaTTGTCGTTATGGGCACCCAGGAGCGCTTGGGGGTTAATATTCACGTGGATCAACTAATGGACGGCATTGCCAATAACTGTCCCAACCTTGAACGACTCGAATTACGGTGGGACCCCGAAAATCTTCGATTCTCTGACAAGAGTCAAAAGGCTATCGACATTTTGCGAGTGAAATGTGTTAAGCTTAGATGTTTGGTATTAAG CGATGGAAGGTATTACGAAATCGTTAAAGCCAACTTCGAACGTGCCGATAGAACAACGGTAGTTCGGACGACTACGTGTTCCAGAGTTACGAACTATTACTTATTGCATAACTacaaagatttaatttttaattaa
- the LOC124415821 gene encoding ras-related protein Rab-28-like → MSDSEEELFEKRLKFVLVGDTGAGKTSIAMRYCNGEFTRHYTPTAGVDFFLKNISLGDYKSVTLHIWDVGGLSLHGNMLDKYIFGAHVILFVYDVTNASSFEILGEWIEAIKKVNEVLEAQPILAIIGNKCDMEHQRSVKRDKSHMFAAESGIPCHDVSARTGESITMRVASLAAEVLGICVTKADRGFYKPIVQSAIDDTLTSRQVASTALKKCAKKHAKRLHKTESNSELPSSKSSICSLQ, encoded by the exons ATGTCTGACTCGGAGGAAGAACTTTTTGAGAAACGATTGAAATTCGTACTCGTAGGGGATACCGGGGCTGGAAAA ACCAGCATAGCGATGCGCTACTGCAATGGAGAATTTACCAGACACTATACGCCGACAGCCGGTgtagacttttttttaaagaacatCAGTCTAGGAGACTACAAAAGTGTCACCCTTCACATTTGGGACGTTGGCGGTTTATCGTTACATGGAAATATGTTGGACAAATACATTTTTGGTGCACAC GTGATTCTGTTTGTCTATGATGTGACAAACGCTTCGAGTTTCGAAATTCTTGGAGAATGGATTgaagcgataaaaaaagtgaacGAGGTACTAGAAGCACAACCAATCTTGGCAATAATAGGAAATAAATGTGATATGGAACATCAAAGGAGTGTTAAAAGAGACAAGTCCCACATGTTCGCAGCTGAAAGCGGAATTCCTTGTCACGACGTTTCAGCTAGAACCGGTGAATCG atAACAATGCGCGTCGCAAGTTTGGCTGCTGAAGTATTAGGCATTTGTGTCACAAAAGCTGATCGAGGATTTTACAAGCCTATAGTGCAGTCCGCAATCGATGATACGTTGACTTCAAGACAAGTAGCTTCAAcagctttaaaaaaatgcgCAAAGAAACATGCGAAAAGACTTCATAAGACTGAGTCTAATTCTGAGCTTCCATCTTCGAAATCGAGTATTTGTTCTTTGCAATAG
- the LOC124415757 gene encoding F-box/LRR-repeat protein 7 isoform X4 encodes MSNWNALSVEAALQQLNTHDEEGVVRTVRRPNTTIEKLPDKVILNIFSYLSHREICRVARVCKRWRQIAYDTRLWKHVSLRPEVSGLHVGSLESLLHLISTRFGPSLRYIELPIELITHTVLHELANKCPNLTHMLLDFSTAMQLHDFSEMQAFPTKLKYMCICLSEVIFMEGFMRKIYNFINGLEILHLIGTYEKVEEEEEEIYEVINVHKLKSATPNLRVINLYGINFVDDSHIDAFSSNCIQLECLAVNFCSKVTGSTMKTLFQRSRRLTCLLMQGTNLQSEYVMQVEWEKSSIQELDITATDLSTECLIDMLTRIPGLRFLSAGQLNGFNDSVLKSWAEVGNPRNLIALDLDSSDNLTDDGLHKFLSRHGHQLWGVALSGMPHITDQLWQSILPILTNTKIVVMGTQERLGVNIHVDQLMDGIANNCPNLERLELRWDPENLRFSDKSQKAIDILRVKCVKLRCLVLSDGRYYEIVKANFERADRTTVVRTTTCSRVTNYYLLHNYKDLIFN; translated from the exons ATGTCGAATTGGAACGCGCTCAGCGTGGAAGCTGCTCTGCAACAGCTCAACACCCACGACGAGGAGGGCGTGGTGCGCACAGTTAGGCGACCGAACACG ACGATCGAGAAACTCCCGGACAAGGTGATACTCAACATTTTCAGCTACTTGTCTCATCGAGAGATCTGCAGGGTCGCCAGGGTGTGTAAAAGATGGCGTCAAATTGCTTACGACACCCGCCTCTGGAAGCATGTCTCACTGAGGCCGGAGGTCAGCGGACTTCACGTTGGATCTCTCGAGAGTCTTCTGCACTTGATAAG CACACGTTTCGGCCCGTCGCTGAGGTATATCGAGCTTCCAATCGAGTTGATAACTCACACCGTTCTTCATGAGTTAGCCAATAAATGTCCAAATTTAACGCATATGCTGCTCGATTTTTCTACCGCTATGCAGCTCCACGACTTTTCCGAAATGCAAGCTTTCCCGACAAAGTTGAAATACATGTGCATTTGCCTGTCCGAAGTCATCTTCATGGAGGGTTTCATGAGAAAGATATATAACTTCATCAATGGATTGGAAATCCTACATTTGATAG GAACTTACGAAAAGgtcgaagaagaggaagaagaaatataCGAAGTGATAAACGTTCACAAACTGAAATCAGCAACGCCAAATTTGAGAGTAATCAACTTGTACGGCATTAATTTTGTAGACGATTCTCATATCGAtgcattttcctcaaattGCATTCAACTCGAGTGTCTCGCCGTGAATTTCTGCTCAAAAGTTACCGGCTCCACTATGAAGACCCTCTTTCAAAGAAGCAGAAGGCTGACCTGCCTTCTCATGCAAGGAACCA ACTTGCAAAGTGAGTACGTGATGCAGGTGGAGTGGGAAAAGTCCAGCATCCAAGAATTGGACATAACAGCAACAGATTTGAGTACCGAGTGTCTGATCGATATGTTGACGCGGATTCCTGGATTACGGTTTCTCAGCGCTGGGCAATTGAATGGCTTCAATGACAGCGTACTGAAATCCTGGGCCGAGGTTGGAAATCCGAGAAATTTGATAGCTTTGGACCTAGACAGTTCGGATAACCTGACCGACGATGGTTTGCACAAATTCTTGTCAAGACACGGTCACCAGCTTTGGGGTGTAGCATTGTCGGGAATGCCTCATATCACGGACCAACTGTGGCAGAGCATTTTGCCAATTCTGACAAACACGAA gaTTGTCGTTATGGGCACCCAGGAGCGCTTGGGGGTTAATATTCACGTGGATCAACTAATGGACGGCATTGCCAATAACTGTCCCAACCTTGAACGACTCGAATTACGGTGGGACCCCGAAAATCTTCGATTCTCTGACAAGAGTCAAAAGGCTATCGACATTTTGCGAGTGAAATGTGTTAAGCTTAGATGTTTGGTATTAAG CGATGGAAGGTATTACGAAATCGTTAAAGCCAACTTCGAACGTGCCGATAGAACAACGGTAGTTCGGACGACTACGTGTTCCAGAGTTACGAACTATTACTTATTGCATAACTacaaagatttaatttttaattaa
- the LOC124415741 gene encoding hexosaminidase D-like produces the protein MARFKVPGSLTIIVMVVFTLLVIIYHILSDDVEDVSAGKVNVGLKVEGAYHLNDLNESPFGFARHQQLGADILTNAKSRLSPAYFKHEQSYDESVPLFKGHKIVHLDLKGAPPMIKYYKYLFPLLHKLGATGILIEYEDMFPFNGEVKDIRALNSYSRQDIAEILKLAKINDLEIIPLVPTFGHFEFVLKLEKYKDLREVARYPQVLCPSHNKTLPLLYEMLDQVIDAHPNIKHFHIGADEVYQLGECSRCFEVLERNKWHKQQLFLSHVVRVATYIKKKYPSLKVLMWDDEFRDISAQEITDSGLNKLIEPVVWKYTTDPEATLIENMWETYSKLWPESVWIATAFKGATAPDRYYTDISYHLRNHEGWLQIIRKYSSMIKFKGAFLTGWQRYDHFSVLCDLLPPAIPSLAVSLAVLKSSTLYDFPYDVPSNILKILSCETPVTLSIPEPQFGWTYCGFHGSMMYSIILRLHTLNQEIARVEQDNTFKGWVKEYNLNHAFSNPSHIEHALSSLSEYKNEIIYIETDMRKAMEDIYDNYTIDEWIETYVEPLNEKLTRLLTLKNRILERDTWPRRPLTKHEL, from the coding sequence ATGGCACGCTTCAAAGTACCAGGATCTCTCACCATCATCGTAATGGTTGTCTTCACCCTGttagttattatttatcacatACTAAGCGACGATGTCGAAGACGTATCCGCCGGCAAGGTTAACGTCGGGCTCAAAGTCGAGGGCGCCTATCACCTCAACGATTTAAACGAAAGTCCTTTTGGCTTTGCTCGACATCAGCAACTTGGGGCAGATATATTGACCAACGCTAAGAGCAGGCTGTCTCCCGCATATTTTAAACATGAACAAAGCTACGATGAGAGTGTGCCTCTATTCAAGGGACACAAAATCGTTCACCTGGATTTGAAGGGTGCTCCGCCTATGATAAAgtattacaaatatttattcccATTGTTGCATAAACTGGGGGCTACTGGTATTTTGATCGAGTACGAAGACATGTTTCCATTCAACGGTGAAGTCAAGGATATCAGAGCCTTGAATTCTTACAGTCGTCAAGATATTGCAGAGATCTTAAAACTCGCAAAGATCAATGATCTAGAAATTATACCGCTGGTACCAACTTTTGGACACTTTGAGTTTGTACTAAAATTGGAGAAATACAAGGATCTTCGAGAAGTTGCTCGCTATCCTCAAGTACTCTGTCCGTCGCACAACAAAACACTTCCTCTTCTTTACGAAATGCTGGACCAAGTTATTGACGCTCATCCAAATATCAAGCATTTTCATATCGGAGCTGACGAAGTTTATCAACTCGGTGAATGCTCCAGATGCTTTGAGGTTTTGGAGAGAAATAAGTGGCATAAACAGCAGTTGTTTCTTTCCCATGTGGTAAGAGTGGCAacctatattaaaaaaaagtatccttCGCTCAAGGTGTTGATGTGGGATGACGAATTCAGGGATATCTCAGCTCAGGAAATTACTGATAGTGGGTTGAACAAACTGATAGAGCCTGTTGTCTGGAAATATACTACAGACCCGGAAGCAACACTGATAGAGAATATGTGGGAAACCTATTCCAAACTTTGGCCCGAAAGTGTATGGATCGCGACGGCATTCAAGGGTGCGACAGCACCGGATCGTTATTATACAGACATTTCTTATCATTTGAGAAATCACGAGGGCTGGCTGCAAATCATTCGCAAATACTCTTCCATGATTAAATTTAAGGGGGCCTTTTTGACCGGATGGCAAAGATACGACCATTTTAGTGTTCTCTGCGATTTGCTTCCTCCCGCTATTCCATCTCTGGCTGTGAGTTTGGCAGTTTTAAAATCATCAACCCTGTACGATTTTCCGTACGATGTTCCGagtaatatattgaaaatcctTAGTTGCGAAACGCCGGTAACTTTGTCAATACCTGAGCCACAATTTGGGTGGACATATTGTGGCTTTCATGGGTCAATGAtgtattccatcattttacgATTACATACACTAAACCAAGAAATTGCCAGAGTAGAACAGGACAATACATTCAAGGGGTGGGTAAAGGAGTATAATTTGAACCACGCATTTTCCAATCCTAGTCACATAGAACATGCATTGAGTAGCTTAAGcgagtataaaaatgaaataatatacaTTGAGACAGACATGCGAAAGGCGATGGAAGACATCtatgataattatacaattGATGAGTGGATTGAAACTTATGTAGAACCTTTGAATGAAAAGTTAACTAGACTCTTGACACTTAAGAATAGAATATTAGAACGTGATACTTGGCCGAGAAGACCATTAACGAAGCATGAGCTTTGA
- the LOC124415757 gene encoding F-box/LRR-repeat protein 7 isoform X5 → MSTWTHLNVESATNAISRDDLHSSIRRGKLPTIEKLPDKVILNIFSYLSHREICRVARVCKRWRQIAYDTRLWKHVSLRPEVSGLHVGSLESLLHLISTRFGPSLRYIELPIELITHTVLHELANKCPNLTHMLLDFSTAMQLHDFSEMQAFPTKLKYMCICLSEVIFMEGFMRKIYNFINGLEILHLIGTYEKVEEEEEEIYEVINVHKLKSATPNLRVINLYGINFVDDSHIDAFSSNCIQLECLAVNFCSKVTGSTMKTLFQRSRRLTCLLMQGTNLQSEYVMQVEWEKSSIQELDITATDLSTECLIDMLTRIPGLRFLSAGQLNGFNDSVLKSWAEVGNPRNLIALDLDSSDNLTDDGLHKFLSRHGHQLWGVALSGMPHITDQLWQSILPILTNTKIVVMGTQERLGVNIHVDQLMDGIANNCPNLERLELRWDPENLRFSDKSQKAIDILRVKCVKLRCLVLSDGRYYEIVKANFERADRTTVVRTTTCSRVTNYYLLHNYKDLIFN, encoded by the exons ATGAGCACCTGGACCCATTTGAACGTGGAAAGCGCGACCAATGCTATCTCCAGGGATGATTTGCACAGCAGTATCCGAAGGGGAAAATTaccg ACGATCGAGAAACTCCCGGACAAGGTGATACTCAACATTTTCAGCTACTTGTCTCATCGAGAGATCTGCAGGGTCGCCAGGGTGTGTAAAAGATGGCGTCAAATTGCTTACGACACCCGCCTCTGGAAGCATGTCTCACTGAGGCCGGAGGTCAGCGGACTTCACGTTGGATCTCTCGAGAGTCTTCTGCACTTGATAAG CACACGTTTCGGCCCGTCGCTGAGGTATATCGAGCTTCCAATCGAGTTGATAACTCACACCGTTCTTCATGAGTTAGCCAATAAATGTCCAAATTTAACGCATATGCTGCTCGATTTTTCTACCGCTATGCAGCTCCACGACTTTTCCGAAATGCAAGCTTTCCCGACAAAGTTGAAATACATGTGCATTTGCCTGTCCGAAGTCATCTTCATGGAGGGTTTCATGAGAAAGATATATAACTTCATCAATGGATTGGAAATCCTACATTTGATAG GAACTTACGAAAAGgtcgaagaagaggaagaagaaatataCGAAGTGATAAACGTTCACAAACTGAAATCAGCAACGCCAAATTTGAGAGTAATCAACTTGTACGGCATTAATTTTGTAGACGATTCTCATATCGAtgcattttcctcaaattGCATTCAACTCGAGTGTCTCGCCGTGAATTTCTGCTCAAAAGTTACCGGCTCCACTATGAAGACCCTCTTTCAAAGAAGCAGAAGGCTGACCTGCCTTCTCATGCAAGGAACCA ACTTGCAAAGTGAGTACGTGATGCAGGTGGAGTGGGAAAAGTCCAGCATCCAAGAATTGGACATAACAGCAACAGATTTGAGTACCGAGTGTCTGATCGATATGTTGACGCGGATTCCTGGATTACGGTTTCTCAGCGCTGGGCAATTGAATGGCTTCAATGACAGCGTACTGAAATCCTGGGCCGAGGTTGGAAATCCGAGAAATTTGATAGCTTTGGACCTAGACAGTTCGGATAACCTGACCGACGATGGTTTGCACAAATTCTTGTCAAGACACGGTCACCAGCTTTGGGGTGTAGCATTGTCGGGAATGCCTCATATCACGGACCAACTGTGGCAGAGCATTTTGCCAATTCTGACAAACACGAA gaTTGTCGTTATGGGCACCCAGGAGCGCTTGGGGGTTAATATTCACGTGGATCAACTAATGGACGGCATTGCCAATAACTGTCCCAACCTTGAACGACTCGAATTACGGTGGGACCCCGAAAATCTTCGATTCTCTGACAAGAGTCAAAAGGCTATCGACATTTTGCGAGTGAAATGTGTTAAGCTTAGATGTTTGGTATTAAG CGATGGAAGGTATTACGAAATCGTTAAAGCCAACTTCGAACGTGCCGATAGAACAACGGTAGTTCGGACGACTACGTGTTCCAGAGTTACGAACTATTACTTATTGCATAACTacaaagatttaatttttaattaa